The Pelecanus crispus isolate bPelCri1 chromosome 7, bPelCri1.pri, whole genome shotgun sequence genome includes a window with the following:
- the MTFMT gene encoding methionyl-tRNA formyltransferase, mitochondrial, whose translation MRLLRAWHQGVKAARGAGVPPWRVLFFGTDRFAVTALRALQAAKEPSEGALVSRLEVVTLPSRLPVDLPVRSCARELQLPVHEWPHTGPAGQFDVGVVASFGRLLNEDLILQFPYGVLNVHPSCLPRWRGPAPIIHAVLHGDKVTGVTIMEIRPKRFDVGPIIKQEEFAVPPRCTAKELEVMLSKMGANMLISVLKNLPESLKNKKEQPKEGVTFAPKISIAKSCIKWEEQTAAQIIQLHRAIGSMFPLQTLWKGSTVKLLDFVEVDNIPGFADQILNDHGAVPGSLLYHKASQMLIARCKEGWVGIKTVVLKKQLTAVDFYNGYMHSWFQQNSRTVHQECRFQTLKLSTTKKTLKERKILAQDVKQ comes from the exons ATGCGGCTGCTGCGCGCCTGGCACCAGGGGGTGAAGGCGGCgcgcggggctggggtgccGCCATGGCGGGTGCTCTTCTTCGGCACCGACCGCTTCGCTGTCACCGCCCTGCGAGCTCTGCAGGCGGCCAA GGAGCCCAGCGAGGGTGCGCTCGTGTCCAGGTTGGaggtggtgaccctgccctcCCGCCTGCCTGTGGACCTGCCTGTGAGGAGCTGTGCCCGGGAGCTCCAGCTGCCTGTTCATGAGTGGCCACACACGGGACCTGCAGGGCAGTTTGATGTGGGTGTGGTGGCATCATTCGGACGTCTCCTAAACGAGGACCTTATTCTCCAGTTCCCATA TGGCGTGCTCAATGTCCATCCCAGCTGTCTCCCACGATGGCGTGGTCCTGCACCGATAATCCACGCAGTGCTTCATGGTGATAAAGTGACTGGGGTGACAATTATGGAAATAAGACCAAAAAG gTTTGATGTAGGCCCAATCATTAAGCAAGAAGAGTTTGCTGTTCCTCCCCGCTGTACTGCAAAGGAGCTGGAAGTGATGTTATCAAAGATGGGTGCAAACATG ctgATATCGGTTTTGAAAAACTTGCCtgaaagtttgaaaaataaaaaagagcaacCAAAAGAAGGAGTAACATTTG ctcctAAAATATCTATAGCTAAGAGTTGTATAAAATGGGAAGAGCAGACGGCTGCACAGATAATTCAACTGCATCGTGCAATAGGAAGTATG tttCCTTTACAGACGCTCTGGAAGGGTAGTACTGTTAAACTTCTGGATTTTGTGGAAGTGGATAATATCCCTGGTTTTGCCg aTCAAATATTAAATGACCATGGAGCTGTTCCTGGTTCACTACTATACCATAAAGCGTCCCAAATGCTGATAGCTCGTTGCAAG gaaggcTGGGTTGGAATTAAAACGGTCGTATTAAAGAAGCAGCTTACAGCGGTTGACTTCTACAATGGGTATATGCACTCTTGGTTCCAGCAGAACTCGAGAACAGTTCATCAGGAATGCAGATTTCAAACACTCAAACTTAGCACGACAAAAAAGACtctgaaagagaggaaaatactgGCTCAGGATGTAAAACAGtag